One genomic region from Candidatus Aminicenantes bacterium encodes:
- a CDS encoding protein phosphatase 2C domain-containing protein, whose product MRILMAGLSDIGSRRDLNEDSWLCAELPGPAFLLAVADGIGGHAAGEVASAAAIETLRAVTAERLTAAGAAPDLAAVLEEAFLRANESVFRQSSQTEHLNGMGTTMVAALIAGERAAAANVGDSRLYFVRDKAASQITADHSWAAEQARAGLLTEADVSRSPFRHMVTRSIGYAAALAVDTFVLDLRPGDGLLLSSDGLFGPLEAKDLLKPFRRKKHPEDICRALVRAADKAGSRDNITAVVALVGRP is encoded by the coding sequence ATGCGCATCCTCATGGCCGGACTTTCGGACATCGGCAGCCGGCGCGACCTCAACGAGGATAGCTGGCTCTGCGCCGAGCTCCCGGGCCCGGCCTTTCTCTTGGCGGTCGCCGACGGCATCGGCGGGCACGCCGCCGGCGAAGTGGCCAGCGCGGCAGCCATCGAGACGCTGCGGGCCGTCACGGCCGAGCGGCTGACCGCGGCCGGCGCCGCCCCCGACCTTGCGGCCGTCCTCGAAGAGGCCTTCCTGCGGGCTAATGAAAGCGTGTTTCGGCAATCGTCGCAGACCGAGCATTTGAACGGCATGGGCACCACGATGGTCGCCGCTCTGATCGCGGGCGAACGGGCGGCGGCGGCCAACGTAGGCGACAGCCGGCTCTATTTCGTTCGCGACAAAGCCGCGTCGCAAATCACCGCCGACCATTCCTGGGCGGCGGAGCAGGCCCGGGCGGGGCTCCTGACTGAAGCCGATGTTTCCCGGTCGCCCTTCCGCCACATGGTCACCCGGTCGATCGGCTACGCCGCGGCGCTGGCTGTCGATACCTTTGTCCTGGATCTGCGTCCGGGCGACGGGCTCCTCCTGTCGAGCGATGGGCTGTTCGGTCCGCTGGAAGCCAAAGATCTGCTCAAGCCGTTCCGCCGCAAGAAGCATCCCGAGGACATCTGCCGGGCCCTCGTCCGCGCGGCCGACAAGGCCGGCAGTCGGGACAACATCACGGCCGTCGTGGCCCTGGTCGGCCGGCCTTAA